In Polyangiaceae bacterium, the genomic window TGCGCCCGAGCCACGCTCGGCGCGACGATGCTGGCCACGAGCAGGGCGAGACCCAGGTTGAACGACCTTCGGGTCGGCATTGGAGGAATCATGCGCGTTAGCTCCGGGTGTAGCAACCGGCGTACCCAGTTGGACGACGCCGGCACGACGAGCATTCTTCGTGCCGACGGGCCGGGTGGTTGCGGGCTTTTCTCACGATTTCCATTCTTTCCCGCCGGTGGCGGGTTCGCCCGGCGCCCCGCCCAGTGAGAACTCGCGGGCGTGGCGTGCGCGGCACACTGCCGGTGCGCGCTAGCCTTGCGCGTTTGGACTAAGGTTCGCCCATGCTCTCGTTCGATGAGGCGCGGGAACGCATCCTGCGTGACGTTGAGCCGCTGGGCACGGAGCGGGCTCTGCTCGCCGACGCCTTGGGCCGCGTTCTCGCGGAGGCGTTGACGGCGGCGCAGCCGATGCCCGCGTTCGACTACAGCGCGATGGACGGCTACGCGGTGCGCAGCGCCGACCTCTCGGGAGCGGGGCCATGGAGCCTGCCCGTCGCGGGCGAGAGCCGTACCGGCGCGACGCCGCCCGAGCTCGCAGCCGGCGCGGCGTGTCGCATCTTCACGGGCGCGGCGCTGCCGCTGGGCGCCGACGCCGTGGTGATGCAGGAGGACGTCGAACGCGACGGCGAGCAAGCGCGCTTCGAGTCGCGGCCGGCGGTCGGCAGCCACGTGCGCAAGCGCGGCGAGGATCTCGACGTCGGCGGGCTCGGGCTCGCCGCTGGCACTCGCCTCGGCCCGGCGCAGATCGGTCTCGCGGCGGCGATGGATCGCGCGGAGCTCCCCGTGTTCGTGCGGCCGCGGGTCTCGATCCTGTGTACCGGGGACGAGCTGCGCGCGCCGGGCTCGCCGGCCCGACCGGGGAGCATCCCCGAGTCGAACGGGCAGGCGCTCTCGGCCACGCTGCGCGTGCTGGGCGCCGCGCCGCGTCTTCTGCCTTACGTGCGCGACGACCGCGAGGCCACGTTGGCCGCCGTGCGCGACGCGCTCTCCGGCGCGGATCTGCTGCTGACCGTGGGCGGCGTGAGCGTGGGCGAGCACGATCTGGTGCGGCCGGCGCTCGAGGCCGCGGGCGCGAGGCTCGATTTCTGGAAGGTCGCGATCCGTCCGGGCAAGCCCTTGGTCTTCGGCAGGTGCGGCGCGACCCGCATCCTGGGCCTGCCGGGCAATCCCGTGTCGGCGCAGGTCACGTTCGCGCTGTTCGGCGCACCGCTGGTTCGGATGCTCGCAGGGGATCGCAAGCCCGTGCCCGGCTTCCGCCGCGCGCGGCTGACCCAGGCGGTGCGCCAGAAGGCGGGGCGGATGAGCTTCGTGCGCGGCACGCTCGACGGCGACGCCGTCACACCGTTGCCGAACCAAGCCTCCGGTGCGCCGACCAGCATGGCCTGGGCCGACTGCCTGCTGGTCGTGCCGGCGGAGTCGGAGGGCTTCGCGGCGGGCGCGGAGGTGAGCGTGCTGGCGCTCGGATCGCTCTGATGCCAGCTCCGCTGGTCGGCATCTTCGTGGGAGGTCGCGGCAGCCGCATGGGCGGCG contains:
- a CDS encoding molybdopterin molybdotransferase MoeA, with protein sequence MLSFDEARERILRDVEPLGTERALLADALGRVLAEALTAAQPMPAFDYSAMDGYAVRSADLSGAGPWSLPVAGESRTGATPPELAAGAACRIFTGAALPLGADAVVMQEDVERDGEQARFESRPAVGSHVRKRGEDLDVGGLGLAAGTRLGPAQIGLAAAMDRAELPVFVRPRVSILCTGDELRAPGSPARPGSIPESNGQALSATLRVLGAAPRLLPYVRDDREATLAAVRDALSGADLLLTVGGVSVGEHDLVRPALEAAGARLDFWKVAIRPGKPLVFGRCGATRILGLPGNPVSAQVTFALFGAPLVRMLAGDRKPVPGFRRARLTQAVRQKAGRMSFVRGTLDGDAVTPLPNQASGAPTSMAWADCLLVVPAESEGFAAGAEVSVLALGSL